A genomic region of Dactylococcopsis salina PCC 8305 contains the following coding sequences:
- the pstB gene encoding phosphate ABC transporter ATP-binding protein PstB: MTSDPQMEQTSTASDQGKDVVLKAENVNVYYGPTLAVQNVNMDIHANEVTALIGPSGCGKSTILRCFNRLNDLVAGARVEGKITHHGKDLYGKGVDPVEVRRRIGMIFQKPNPFPKSIYENIAFGARINGYQGNMDELVEQSLKQAALWDEVKDKLKESGLSLSGGQQQRLCIARGVAIQPEIVLMDEPCSALDPISTLRIEELINELKENYTIVIVTHNMQQASRVSDRTAFFNAQATEKGKQGYLVEYDQTETIFQNPSQEATQQYVSGAFG; encoded by the coding sequence ATGACTAGCGATCCACAGATGGAACAAACATCAACCGCTTCTGATCAAGGTAAAGACGTGGTTCTCAAAGCGGAAAATGTCAACGTTTATTATGGTCCGACTTTAGCGGTACAAAACGTTAACATGGACATTCACGCCAATGAAGTGACGGCTTTAATTGGTCCCTCTGGTTGTGGGAAAAGTACGATTCTCCGTTGCTTTAATCGCCTTAATGATCTAGTCGCTGGGGCGAGAGTAGAAGGAAAAATTACTCATCATGGCAAGGATTTATATGGCAAAGGGGTTGATCCCGTAGAGGTGCGCCGTCGCATCGGGATGATTTTCCAAAAGCCAAACCCGTTTCCGAAGTCGATTTACGAAAATATTGCTTTTGGGGCGCGGATTAATGGCTATCAGGGTAATATGGATGAACTGGTAGAACAAAGCCTGAAACAAGCGGCGCTTTGGGATGAGGTGAAGGATAAACTCAAAGAAAGTGGTTTGTCTTTGTCGGGTGGACAACAACAGCGTTTGTGTATTGCGCGAGGAGTTGCCATTCAACCAGAAATCGTTTTAATGGACGAGCCTTGTTCGGCACTTGATCCGATTTCGACGTTACGCATTGAAGAGTTAATTAACGAACTCAAGGAAAATTATACGATCGTGATTGTCACTCACAATATGCAACAAGCATCACGGGTGTCCGATCGAACGGCTTTCTTTAACGCGCAAGCAACAGAAAAAGGAAAACAAGGGTATTTGGTGGAATACGACCAAACGGAAACGATTTTCCAAAATCCCTCCCAAGAAGCAACGCAACAATATGTTAGTGGTGCGTTTGGTTAA
- the pstA gene encoding phosphate ABC transporter permease PstA, with translation MTTADPTPKNVSSNFNTDLSKRYQQGSIFRIVSMIATYIGLVVLAVLLIDVFIDGIRNLDWGFFSSYPSRKPEQAGFLSAWIGSIWLMVITAIVSFTVGVGSGIFLEEFAGESWYAKVIEINIGNLAAVPSIIYGLLGLQAFVRVMEPITGGRTVLAGSLTMSLLILPIIIVATREALKAVPDSLRQAGMALGATRWQVVREQVFPLAFPGMLTGTILALSRAIGETAPLIAVGALTYIAFLPPIWPLSQGLQTPFTVMPIQIFNWVSRPQAEFHNVAATGILVLMVVLLLMNSIAIFLRNKFQKKLN, from the coding sequence ATGACAACTGCTGATCCAACTCCAAAAAATGTAAGCTCAAATTTCAACACCGATCTGAGTAAGCGTTACCAGCAAGGTAGCATTTTCCGTATTGTCAGCATGATTGCCACTTATATTGGCTTAGTGGTGTTGGCAGTTTTGCTCATTGATGTTTTTATTGATGGCATTCGTAATCTTGACTGGGGATTTTTCTCTAGCTACCCTTCCCGTAAGCCAGAACAAGCAGGATTTTTGTCTGCTTGGATTGGGAGTATTTGGTTAATGGTGATTACTGCCATTGTTTCCTTTACCGTCGGCGTGGGATCAGGCATTTTCCTCGAAGAATTTGCTGGCGAAAGTTGGTACGCTAAAGTAATTGAAATTAATATCGGGAACTTAGCGGCTGTACCTTCGATTATCTATGGTTTACTCGGATTACAGGCGTTTGTGCGAGTCATGGAACCGATTACAGGGGGGCGAACGGTTCTGGCGGGTTCTTTAACCATGTCGCTGCTGATTTTGCCGATTATTATTGTGGCGACTCGTGAGGCACTGAAAGCGGTTCCCGATAGCCTCAGACAAGCAGGAATGGCGCTGGGGGCGACACGATGGCAGGTAGTCCGAGAACAGGTATTCCCTCTGGCGTTTCCAGGGATGTTAACAGGAACGATTCTTGCGCTTTCCCGTGCCATTGGCGAAACCGCCCCTTTAATTGCAGTGGGGGCTTTAACTTATATTGCGTTTCTTCCTCCGATTTGGCCACTGTCACAAGGGTTACAAACGCCGTTTACGGTGATGCCGATTCAGATTTTTAACTGGGTATCACGACCGCAAGCCGAATTTCACAATGTGGCAGCAACGGGGATTCTGGTGTTGATGGTGGTGTTACTTTTGATGAACTCCATTGCCATCTTTCTCCGTAACAAATTCCAGAAAAAACTCAATTAA
- the pstC gene encoding phosphate ABC transporter permease subunit PstC, translating to MTANQPQNLFQPDRRVSKFIERVVILIFGLFALVSIATTAGIVLTLAAETFSFFQDIPFLRFLTDTQWTPLFVNPQYGIFVLLSGTFLTSVIAITVALPVGLLSAIYLSEYAPGQLRKWIKPALEILAGVPSVVFGYFALLFVTPLLQNFIPGLQGFNALSAGLVMGISIIPLVASLSEDALYSVPQGLRQGAYAMGCTKKEVVTGVVIPAGLSGIVASFILSVSRAVGETMIVTVAAGQNPTLTLNPLVSVQTMTSFIVQVSLGDAPTGTLAYKTLFAVGTTLFLITLTLNAFSFWFVRKFREKYD from the coding sequence ATGACAGCTAATCAACCACAAAATCTTTTTCAGCCCGATCGTCGCGTGAGTAAATTCATTGAGCGAGTTGTTATTTTGATCTTTGGCTTATTTGCCCTAGTCTCCATTGCAACTACCGCAGGAATCGTACTCACCTTAGCCGCAGAAACCTTTTCTTTCTTCCAAGATATTCCATTTTTGCGCTTTCTTACCGATACCCAATGGACTCCCCTATTTGTTAACCCCCAATACGGGATTTTCGTTCTACTCAGTGGCACATTTCTAACTTCTGTGATTGCGATTACAGTAGCACTGCCAGTGGGATTACTATCGGCGATTTATCTCAGCGAATATGCCCCTGGACAACTACGGAAATGGATTAAACCCGCTCTAGAAATCCTCGCTGGAGTTCCCAGTGTCGTGTTTGGGTACTTCGCCCTGTTATTTGTCACGCCCCTGTTACAAAACTTTATTCCAGGACTACAAGGCTTTAACGCGCTTAGTGCGGGGTTGGTAATGGGAATTTCGATCATTCCCTTAGTTGCTTCTCTGAGTGAAGATGCCCTGTATTCAGTGCCACAAGGCTTGCGCCAGGGAGCTTATGCTATGGGTTGCACGAAAAAGGAAGTGGTAACGGGTGTGGTGATTCCAGCAGGATTATCAGGAATTGTTGCCTCCTTTATTTTGTCAGTGTCTCGCGCGGTAGGAGAAACAATGATTGTCACGGTGGCAGCGGGACAAAACCCCACCTTAACCTTAAACCCGTTGGTGTCAGTACAAACCATGACCTCCTTTATTGTACAGGTGAGTTTAGGAGATGCGCCAACAGGAACACTTGCCTATAAAACGCTGTTTGCGGTGGGAACAACCTTGTTTTTGATTACCCTAACCTTAAATGCGTTTAGCTTCTGGTTTGTTCGTAAATTTAGGGAGAAATACGACTAA
- a CDS encoding PstS family phosphate ABC transporter substrate-binding protein, protein MFNQYSRRLISLASIGTLTLTLAACGGSGTGGGEAGGGGGSELSGSVTIDGSSTVFPITEAMAEEFQGKFSGVRVTVGVSGSGGGFKKFCNGETDISNASRPIKESEQEMCAEAGIEFIEIPVAFDAISVIKNPENDWAECLTTEELETIWRPEAQGEINNWQQVRSSFPDQRLSLYGPGTDSGTFDYFTEAIGGEGGASRGDYTASEDDNVVVQGVVSDEGSLGYLGLAYYEENQDKLEAIAVDDGNPDNGEGCVPPSAATVEDGTYQPLARPIFIYVKRSAAEEKAQVEEFINFYLSSENRNLVTEVGYVGLSDTIYEKAIARFENRKTGTIFEDGSTVGVKLNEVL, encoded by the coding sequence ATGTTCAATCAATATTCACGTCGGCTAATTTCTTTAGCATCGATCGGCACCCTTACCCTCACCCTCGCGGCTTGCGGTGGCAGCGGTACGGGCGGCGGCGAAGCTGGTGGCGGTGGTGGTTCTGAACTCAGTGGTTCAGTCACCATTGATGGCTCTAGTACCGTTTTCCCAATTACTGAGGCAATGGCAGAAGAATTCCAAGGTAAATTCTCAGGGGTACGAGTCACCGTTGGGGTATCTGGAAGCGGTGGCGGTTTCAAAAAATTCTGTAATGGTGAAACCGATATTTCCAACGCCTCTCGCCCGATTAAAGAATCAGAACAGGAGATGTGTGCCGAAGCTGGCATTGAATTCATTGAAATTCCCGTCGCCTTTGATGCGATTTCGGTGATTAAAAATCCCGAAAATGACTGGGCAGAATGCTTAACCACAGAAGAACTAGAAACCATTTGGAGACCAGAAGCACAAGGAGAAATTAACAACTGGCAACAAGTGCGATCGAGTTTCCCCGATCAAAGACTAAGCCTTTATGGTCCTGGCACCGACTCGGGTACATTCGACTACTTCACCGAAGCGATCGGTGGTGAAGGCGGAGCAAGTCGTGGTGATTATACCGCCAGTGAAGATGATAATGTGGTCGTGCAAGGTGTTGTCAGTGATGAAGGCAGTTTAGGCTATTTAGGTTTAGCTTACTACGAAGAAAACCAAGACAAGTTAGAAGCAATTGCAGTGGATGATGGTAATCCTGATAACGGAGAAGGCTGTGTCCCTCCATCAGCGGCTACGGTAGAAGATGGCACTTATCAACCCTTAGCACGCCCCATTTTTATCTACGTTAAACGATCGGCAGCGGAAGAAAAAGCCCAAGTTGAAGAATTTATCAACTTCTATCTCAGTTCAGAAAATCGTAATCTGGTGACAGAAGTGGGTTACGTGGGCTTAAGCGACACCATTTATGAAAAAGCGATCGCCCGCTTTGAAAATCGCAAAACAGGAACAATCTTTGAAGATGGTTCTACAGTTGGCGTAAAACTCAACGAAGTGCTGTAA
- the rplS gene encoding 50S ribosomal protein L19 produces the protein MNAQEIIRSIEQEQMKADLPVIHVGDTVRVGVNIQEGGKTRTQPFEGTVIAKRHGGLNETITVRRVFQGIGVERVFLLHSPRIKDIKIIRRGKVRRAKLYYLRDRVGKATRVKQRFDR, from the coding sequence ATGAATGCTCAAGAAATAATCCGCTCGATCGAGCAAGAGCAAATGAAAGCTGATCTCCCCGTGATTCATGTGGGAGATACCGTCCGCGTCGGTGTTAACATTCAAGAAGGGGGGAAAACCCGAACCCAACCTTTTGAAGGTACTGTGATTGCTAAACGTCACGGTGGGCTCAACGAAACGATTACAGTCAGACGAGTATTTCAGGGAATTGGCGTGGAACGGGTGTTTTTACTCCATTCTCCTCGCATTAAGGACATTAAAATTATCCGTCGCGGAAAAGTACGGCGAGCGAAGTTATATTATCTGCGCGATCGCGTCGGTAAGGCAACTCGCGTCAAACAACGCTTCGATCGTTAA
- the secE gene encoding preprotein translocase subunit SecE gives MAKKEQKKSNRPEVKVKEEQSSFDLAEFLKGTKEELGKIVWPSRKQLLSESAGVILMVTLVATIVYLFDNLFIWIAGKVFG, from the coding sequence GTGGCAAAAAAGGAACAAAAAAAAAGCAACCGCCCCGAAGTGAAAGTCAAAGAAGAACAAAGTAGCTTCGATCTTGCCGAGTTTCTCAAAGGAACAAAAGAGGAACTGGGTAAAATCGTTTGGCCCAGTCGGAAACAACTGTTGAGTGAATCAGCAGGAGTGATCTTAATGGTCACCTTAGTTGCCACGATCGTGTACTTATTTGATAATCTCTTCATTTGGATTGCAGGAAAGGTATTTGGATGA
- the nusG gene encoding transcription termination/antitermination protein NusG, translating to MSFATDNQNEDPNLETPTDGKPRWYAVQVASGCEKRVKANLEQRSQTLDVADRILQIEIPQTPIFKMRKDGTRQQIQEKVFPGYVLIQMIMDSQVWRVVKNTPNVINFVGAEKKRPYGRGRGHVEPMPLSPSEVERIFRQAEEQEPVVQAKVAVGDKIGVLSGPFKDFDGEVIEVSTERSKLKALLSIFGRETPVELEFNQVEKQN from the coding sequence ATGAGTTTCGCCACAGACAATCAAAACGAAGACCCTAATTTAGAAACCCCCACTGACGGTAAACCGAGATGGTACGCCGTACAAGTGGCTTCAGGTTGCGAGAAGCGGGTAAAAGCGAACCTCGAACAGCGCAGTCAAACCCTTGATGTCGCCGATCGAATTTTACAGATTGAGATACCCCAAACTCCAATCTTTAAGATGCGTAAGGATGGCACTCGCCAACAGATTCAGGAAAAAGTCTTTCCAGGCTATGTCTTGATCCAAATGATCATGGATAGTCAGGTGTGGCGAGTGGTGAAAAATACCCCAAACGTCATCAACTTTGTCGGCGCTGAAAAAAAACGCCCCTACGGACGGGGAAGAGGTCACGTTGAACCAATGCCTCTGAGCCCTTCCGAAGTGGAACGAATTTTCCGACAAGCGGAAGAACAAGAACCCGTCGTGCAAGCAAAAGTTGCCGTAGGTGATAAAATCGGGGTTCTCAGTGGTCCGTTCAAAGACTTTGACGGGGAAGTGATCGAAGTTAGCACCGAAAGGAGCAAACTAAAAGCACTACTTTCCATCTTTGGACGAGAAACACCAGTGGAATTGGAATTTAATCAGGTGGAAAAACAAAATTAG
- the rplK gene encoding 50S ribosomal protein L11 has product MAKKVVALIKLALPAGKANPAPPVGPALGQHGVNIMAFCKEYNAKTADQAGMVIPVEISVFEDRSFTFTLKTPPAAVLLKKAAGIEKGSSEPNRQTAGAVSREQLREIAETKMPDLNANDIEAAMKIVEGTARNMGITVKD; this is encoded by the coding sequence ATGGCAAAAAAAGTTGTCGCACTCATTAAATTAGCGCTTCCTGCGGGAAAAGCCAACCCAGCCCCGCCAGTCGGTCCAGCATTGGGTCAACACGGGGTTAATATCATGGCGTTTTGTAAAGAATACAACGCCAAAACCGCAGATCAAGCGGGAATGGTGATTCCAGTAGAAATTTCGGTTTTTGAAGACCGCAGTTTTACCTTCACCCTGAAAACCCCTCCCGCAGCGGTTCTGTTGAAAAAAGCGGCTGGCATTGAAAAAGGTTCAAGTGAACCGAATCGCCAAACAGCAGGGGCAGTCAGCCGTGAACAATTACGGGAAATCGCAGAGACAAAAATGCCCGACCTCAACGCCAATGATATTGAGGCGGCGATGAAAATTGTTGAAGGAACTGCCCGTAATATGGGGATTACCGTTAAAGATTAA
- the rplA gene encoding 50S ribosomal protein L1 codes for MAKKLSRRMRELLEKVEDRPYEPQAALELLKATATAKFEETAEAHIRLGIDPKYSDQQIRTTVAFPKGTGQSVRIAVITRGEKVNEASNAGADVVGSEELIQEMQNGRMDFDVVMATPDMMPQVAKLGRVLGPKGLMPSPKGGTVTTELDAAIQEFKAGKQEFRADRTGIVHVRFGRVSFSAEDLLVNLKALQETLDRNRPSGAKGKYWRSIYVSASMGPAIEVDIAGLRDYKLPEAA; via the coding sequence ATGGCAAAAAAACTCTCTCGTCGGATGCGAGAATTATTAGAAAAAGTGGAGGATCGTCCCTACGAACCTCAAGCCGCTTTAGAATTATTGAAAGCAACAGCAACAGCAAAGTTTGAGGAAACAGCAGAAGCTCACATTCGCCTCGGCATTGACCCGAAATATAGTGACCAGCAAATCCGAACTACAGTCGCTTTTCCAAAAGGGACGGGTCAATCAGTGAGAATTGCTGTGATTACTCGCGGCGAAAAAGTGAATGAAGCGAGTAATGCGGGTGCTGATGTGGTGGGATCAGAAGAATTGATCCAAGAAATGCAAAATGGTCGCATGGATTTTGATGTGGTGATGGCAACCCCCGATATGATGCCACAAGTGGCGAAACTCGGTCGGGTGTTGGGACCCAAAGGATTGATGCCGTCTCCGAAAGGAGGAACTGTCACCACTGAGTTAGACGCGGCGATTCAGGAGTTTAAAGCAGGGAAACAGGAATTCCGCGCCGATCGCACTGGCATTGTTCATGTGAGGTTTGGTCGAGTGTCTTTCTCCGCCGAGGATTTATTAGTGAATCTGAAGGCTTTACAGGAAACGCTCGATCGAAATCGTCCCTCTGGGGCAAAAGGAAAATACTGGCGTAGCATTTATGTTTCCGCGAGTATGGGGCCCGCGATCGAAGTTGACATTGCAGGTTTAAGAGACTACAAACTGCCAGAAGCTGCCTAA
- the rplJ gene encoding 50S ribosomal protein L10, whose translation MGRTLEDKKQVVADLKELLDESQLAIVINYKGLSVAEIGDLRTRLRETGTTCKVTKNTLMNRAVDGDENWQPLQEFLKESSAFLFVKDDFGNAIKAYKEFSKATNKTELRGGVMEGQVLSKDQVDALTELPTKEELMARIAGALNANTTKIAVGVNAVPTQLATGVKEVSSSLVRAIKAVSEKDDQEAA comes from the coding sequence GTGGGCAGAACACTAGAAGATAAAAAACAAGTTGTAGCGGACTTAAAGGAACTTTTAGACGAATCACAACTCGCCATCGTGATTAACTATAAAGGTTTATCCGTTGCAGAAATCGGCGACTTACGCACTCGACTGAGAGAAACAGGAACCACTTGTAAAGTCACCAAAAACACCCTAATGAACCGTGCGGTTGATGGGGATGAAAACTGGCAACCTTTACAAGAATTCTTAAAGGAATCGTCAGCATTTCTCTTTGTCAAAGACGACTTTGGCAATGCCATTAAAGCCTATAAAGAATTTTCCAAAGCCACCAATAAAACCGAACTACGCGGTGGTGTCATGGAAGGTCAGGTATTAAGCAAAGACCAAGTGGATGCGCTAACAGAACTTCCCACCAAAGAAGAACTCATGGCGCGTATTGCTGGCGCACTCAACGCCAACACCACCAAAATCGCCGTTGGTGTCAATGCGGTTCCGACGCAATTGGCAACAGGTGTCAAAGAAGTTTCTTCTTCCTTGGTACGAGCCATCAAAGCCGTATCGGAAAAAGACGACCAAGAAGCCGCTTAA
- the rplL gene encoding 50S ribosomal protein L7/L12, giving the protein MSAKTDEILEQLKSLSLLEASELVKQIEEAFGVDASAPAGGGMMMMPGAAPGGGAAAEEEQEEQTEFDVVLEEVPSDKKIAILKVVRGITGLGLKEAKSLVEETPKALKEATTKEDAEEIKGKLEEAGAKVTVK; this is encoded by the coding sequence ATGTCTGCAAAAACCGATGAAATTCTCGAACAGTTGAAATCTTTGTCCTTATTAGAAGCCTCAGAATTAGTGAAACAAATTGAGGAGGCTTTTGGGGTTGATGCGTCTGCACCTGCAGGCGGTGGGATGATGATGATGCCTGGTGCTGCCCCTGGTGGCGGTGCGGCTGCTGAAGAAGAACAAGAAGAACAAACTGAGTTTGATGTTGTTCTAGAGGAAGTTCCTTCTGACAAGAAAATTGCTATCCTCAAAGTTGTTCGCGGTATTACTGGCTTAGGCTTAAAAGAAGCGAAAAGTTTAGTGGAAGAAACCCCGAAAGCGCTGAAAGAAGCAACGACAAAAGAAGATGCTGAGGAGATTAAAGGTAAGTTAGAAGAAGCTGGTGCTAAGGTAACAGTTAAGTAA
- a CDS encoding pirin family protein, whose translation MITIRHGNDRVNVHKNPDQLTLIAAKNGEGDCISVQQDVKCYLSMVGVGTVINYKMSSQRYAWLQVLKGAIKLNDQPLSAGVGWVKVT comes from the coding sequence ATGATAACAATTCGTCACGGAAACGATCGAGTTAATGTCCATAAAAACCCCGACCAACTAACTTTAATTGCAGCAAAAAATGGCGAAGGGGATTGCATTTCTGTGCAACAAGATGTAAAATGCTACTTAAGCATGGTTGGGGTGGGAACTGTGATTAATTATAAAATGTCTTCTCAACGCTATGCTTGGTTACAAGTGCTGAAAGGTGCTATAAAACTGAATGATCAGCCCTTAAGCGCTGGTGTAGGTTGGGTGAAGGTAACGTAA
- a CDS encoding cytochrome P450: MCSPLSKSLQPIIDEMHRWGLYYEKQQSFTWYPQLRNYTFDLACQLFVGLENGSQTQLGHLFEIWSQGLFSLPIDLPWTRFGRALNSRKKMLQELERIICERLESQEIGEDALGILIQAEDEEGNKLSLDELKDQVLLLLFAGHETLTSSLTSFCLLMAQHPEILEKVREEQKQFSDSEPMTLETLSKMTYLEQVLQEVLRLVPPVGGGFREVIEDCEIEGYFIPKGWNVLYQINQTHREETVYPESDHYQPERFNPERIDNPSKTYNYVPFGGGMRECLGKEFARLEMKLFAVNLVRHYHWELSPDQDTELLTVPVPRPRDGLKVRFVKN; encoded by the coding sequence TTGTGTTCTCCTCTTAGTAAAAGTTTACAGCCGATTATTGATGAAATGCACCGATGGGGACTGTACTATGAAAAACAACAAAGTTTTACTTGGTATCCTCAACTGCGGAATTATACCTTTGATCTTGCTTGTCAGTTATTTGTTGGTTTAGAAAATGGATCACAGACGCAACTCGGTCACTTATTTGAGATTTGGTCTCAAGGATTGTTTAGTCTTCCGATCGATCTTCCTTGGACAAGATTTGGTCGGGCTTTAAATAGTCGAAAAAAGATGTTACAGGAACTGGAAAGAATTATCTGTGAACGACTAGAAAGCCAAGAAATTGGAGAGGATGCGTTAGGAATTTTGATTCAAGCTGAAGATGAGGAAGGGAATAAATTAAGTCTGGATGAACTCAAGGATCAGGTATTATTGTTACTGTTTGCGGGACATGAAACTTTGACTTCTAGTTTGACTTCTTTTTGTTTACTAATGGCACAACATCCAGAGATTTTAGAGAAAGTAAGAGAGGAACAAAAACAGTTTTCTGATTCTGAACCGATGACGTTAGAAACGCTTTCAAAAATGACTTATTTAGAGCAAGTGTTACAGGAAGTTTTGCGTTTAGTTCCGCCAGTGGGAGGTGGGTTTAGAGAAGTGATTGAAGATTGTGAAATCGAAGGATATTTCATTCCGAAAGGATGGAATGTTCTTTATCAAATTAATCAAACTCATCGTGAGGAAACTGTTTATCCAGAATCGGATCATTATCAACCTGAACGATTTAATCCCGAAAGAATAGATAATCCGAGTAAAACTTACAATTATGTTCCTTTTGGTGGGGGAATGCGAGAGTGTTTAGGGAAAGAGTTTGCACGGTTGGAAATGAAACTTTTTGCTGTGAATTTAGTCCGTCATTATCATTGGGAATTATCGCCTGATCAAGACACGGAATTGTTAACTGTTCCCGTGCCTCGTCCTCGTGATGGCTTAAAGGTAAGGTTTGTAAAAAATTAA
- a CDS encoding tetratricopeptide repeat protein: MMVLKSLLLGVGLLLFSMSPSFAVTEGESFNRKETVLMAHVNPEVMRMINEAIEQNPNDPQPYLQRGLAYNHLEEYQKALNDFNRVLELDADNVDAYNFRGTMYFRVGDYERALADYNQAMNINPDYALLYFNRGYVRIELGEIQGAIEDFQKGANLAKKQGDLNTYQQAQAIIEKLKVAPESVSVTN; encoded by the coding sequence ATGATGGTTTTGAAGAGTTTATTATTGGGTGTCGGCTTACTTCTGTTTTCAATGTCGCCAAGTTTTGCGGTGACAGAAGGGGAAAGTTTCAACAGAAAAGAAACGGTTTTGATGGCTCATGTTAATCCTGAAGTGATGAGAATGATTAATGAGGCGATCGAGCAGAATCCGAATGATCCACAGCCCTATTTACAGCGTGGTTTAGCTTATAATCATTTGGAAGAATATCAGAAGGCTTTAAATGATTTTAATCGTGTTCTTGAATTAGATGCTGATAATGTCGATGCTTATAATTTTCGGGGAACAATGTATTTCCGAGTGGGAGATTATGAAAGGGCTTTAGCTGATTATAATCAAGCAATGAACATCAATCCTGATTATGCGTTGTTATATTTTAATCGGGGTTATGTCAGGATAGAATTAGGAGAAATTCAAGGCGCGATCGAAGATTTTCAAAAAGGCGCAAATCTCGCTAAAAAACAGGGAGATTTAAACACTTATCAACAAGCACAAGCCATCATTGAAAAGCTCAAAGTTGCTCCTGAATCG